The following coding sequences are from one Desulfosalsimonas propionicica window:
- the cmk gene encoding (d)CMP kinase, translated as MKPLLITIDGPAGAGKTTVSRALADRLGYTYVDTGALYRGVAREMRVRQVDPEDEKGLARVLADLDLRFVRRDRVLRLLSAGVDITGEIRNPEITMLASVASARPEVRRALLALQRRLGAEKSAVFEGRDMGTVVFPDADVKFFLIADLHVRARRRYLELAGDPGLSLEQVEKDMQKRDANDAGRSIAPLKAADDAVYIDSTSRGATAVVDEMMAVIRDTGRGKG; from the coding sequence TTGAAACCTCTTCTGATAACCATAGACGGCCCGGCAGGTGCAGGCAAGACCACCGTGAGCCGCGCCCTGGCAGACCGGCTGGGCTATACTTATGTGGACACCGGTGCGCTGTACCGGGGCGTGGCCCGTGAAATGCGTGTCCGGCAGGTGGACCCGGAGGACGAAAAAGGCCTGGCCCGGGTGCTGGCGGATCTGGATTTGCGCTTTGTCCGCCGCGACAGGGTTCTGCGCCTGTTGTCCGCAGGCGTGGATATCACCGGAGAGATCCGGAACCCGGAAATCACCATGCTGGCCTCGGTCGCATCGGCAAGGCCAGAGGTGCGCCGCGCCCTGCTGGCCTTGCAGCGGCGGCTGGGAGCTGAAAAATCCGCCGTTTTTGAGGGCCGGGACATGGGAACAGTCGTTTTTCCGGATGCGGACGTCAAATTTTTTTTGATCGCGGATCTGCACGTGCGTGCCCGGCGCAGGTACCTGGAGCTTGCCGGAGACCCGGGCCTTAGCCTTGAGCAGGTGGAAAAGGACATGCAAAAGCGCGATGCCAATGATGCCGGCCGCTCCATTGCGCCCTTAAAGGCGGCTGACGACGCGGTTTATATCGATTCCACAAGCAGGGGCGCAACTGCCGTGGTCGATGAAATGATGGCCGTTATTCGGGATACCGGGAGGGGTAAGGGTTGA
- a CDS encoding 30S ribosomal protein S1, producing the protein MENFQENTEEQDTRDIEGASVAADVDIPEDGEQSMESLMEMYEESLKRFEEGEVVNGRIISVDRDHVLVDVGYKSEGLIPINEFKDSEGNVQAAVDDDVEVMIEWWDEEEERVLLSKEKAAKVKVWDAIKEVYEAEGTIEGVITHRVKGGFSVDIGVQAFLPGSQADLRPIRNLDEMVGQSFDFKVLKFNRKRNNIVLSRRVILEAEREMKRSETLAAIEENKVMDGTVKNITEYGVFVDLGGVDGLLHITDISWGRVKHPSELFAIGDPIQVMILSFDPQTERVSLGMKQLVPDPWSFASDKYPVGTKLTGRVVSLTDYGAFVEVEEGIEGLIHVSEMSWTRKIRHPSKVVSVGEQVEAVVLDIKPESRRISLGMKQTMPNPWDVISEKYPVGSIIEGKIKNITDFGIFIGIDDDIDGLVHISDLSWTRRIKHPSELYKKGDTVQAKVLDIDKQNERFSLGVKQLHDDPWKTVGERYPVGTDINGMVTNVTDFGIFVELEEGIEGLVHVSEISKEKIKTPVGMYNVGDQLTARVININTDERRIGLSIKRLEVDDEQELLHDYVSNSKAAPSSFGELLKENLMEKFNGEAKKVQEEAADHQQAGALTADAPDETGEAENQAPEAEDPETQEPQDLQ; encoded by the coding sequence ATGGAAAATTTTCAAGAAAACACTGAAGAACAAGACACAAGAGACATCGAGGGCGCATCGGTTGCTGCGGACGTCGACATCCCGGAGGATGGCGAGCAGAGCATGGAATCCCTGATGGAGATGTATGAAGAAAGCCTCAAACGATTTGAAGAAGGCGAGGTCGTCAACGGGCGTATCATCTCCGTGGACCGGGATCACGTTTTGGTGGATGTGGGCTACAAGTCCGAGGGGCTGATTCCCATCAATGAGTTTAAGGACAGTGAGGGAAACGTCCAGGCTGCAGTGGATGATGACGTTGAGGTCATGATCGAGTGGTGGGACGAAGAAGAAGAGCGCGTCCTTTTATCCAAGGAAAAAGCCGCCAAGGTCAAGGTCTGGGACGCCATCAAGGAAGTCTACGAGGCCGAGGGCACCATTGAGGGCGTGATCACGCACCGGGTCAAGGGCGGTTTTTCCGTTGATATCGGGGTTCAGGCTTTTCTGCCGGGATCCCAGGCCGACCTGCGCCCCATTCGCAATCTGGATGAAATGGTTGGCCAGTCCTTTGATTTCAAAGTCCTCAAGTTCAACCGTAAGCGAAATAACATTGTGTTGTCCCGCCGGGTGATTCTGGAAGCCGAACGCGAGATGAAGCGCTCCGAAACCCTGGCCGCCATTGAAGAGAACAAGGTGATGGACGGCACGGTGAAAAATATTACGGAATACGGGGTGTTTGTGGATCTGGGCGGAGTTGACGGCCTGCTCCACATCACTGATATTTCCTGGGGCCGGGTCAAGCATCCGTCTGAATTGTTTGCTATCGGTGATCCCATACAGGTCATGATTCTATCATTTGATCCGCAGACCGAGCGGGTTTCGCTGGGAATGAAACAGCTAGTGCCCGATCCCTGGAGCTTTGCTTCGGACAAATACCCCGTGGGCACCAAGCTTACCGGCCGGGTTGTCAGTCTTACGGATTACGGGGCTTTCGTGGAAGTCGAAGAGGGAATTGAGGGCCTGATCCATGTTTCTGAAATGTCGTGGACCCGTAAAATCCGCCATCCGTCCAAGGTGGTGTCCGTGGGCGAGCAGGTCGAGGCTGTGGTGCTGGATATCAAGCCGGAAAGCCGCAGGATTTCACTGGGAATGAAACAAACCATGCCCAATCCCTGGGATGTGATCAGCGAAAAATATCCTGTGGGCTCCATCATTGAAGGCAAAATTAAAAATATTACTGATTTCGGCATATTCATCGGCATTGATGATGACATTGACGGATTGGTTCACATCTCCGATCTTTCCTGGACCCGCCGCATCAAGCACCCCTCCGAGCTCTACAAGAAGGGGGATACGGTTCAGGCCAAAGTGCTTGACATTGACAAGCAGAACGAGCGTTTTTCCCTTGGTGTCAAGCAGCTCCATGACGATCCCTGGAAAACCGTCGGAGAACGTTATCCAGTGGGAACCGATATCAACGGGATGGTCACCAATGTAACGGATTTCGGTATATTCGTGGAACTGGAAGAAGGCATTGAAGGTCTGGTGCATGTTTCCGAGATCAGCAAGGAAAAGATCAAAACTCCCGTGGGCATGTACAATGTGGGCGATCAGCTCACTGCCCGGGTTATTAATATCAATACGGATGAGCGCCGTATCGGGTTGTCCATCAAGCGGCTGGAAGTCGATGACGAGCAGGAGCTGCTCCACGATTATGTGAGCAATTCAAAGGCTGCGCCTTCGAGTTTTGGTGAACTGTTGAAGGAAAATTTAATGGAAAAATTCAACGGCGAGGCCAAAAAAGTGCAAGAAGAAGCCGCAGACCACCAACAGGCCGGGGCATTGACTGCAGACGCGCCTGATGAGACCGGTGAGGCGGAAAATCAGGCACCGGAAGCCGAAGATCCCGAAACGCAAGAGCCCCAAGATCTGCAATAA